One Helianthus annuus cultivar XRQ/B chromosome 7, HanXRQr2.0-SUNRISE, whole genome shotgun sequence genomic region harbors:
- the LOC110868425 gene encoding cation/H(+) antiporter 20 produces MTVNITSIKTASDGVWQGDNPLDYAFPLLIVQTALVLAVSRTLAFLLKPLRQPKVIAEIVGGILLGPSALGRNHEYMHRIFPRWSTPILESVASIGLLFFLFLVGLELDLSSIRRSGKRAFAIAAAGISVPFILGIGVAFILRKTIEGADKVGYAQYLVFMGVALSITAFPVLARILAELKLLTTRVGETAMAAAAFNDIVAWILLALAVALAGNGDDGGAHKSPLVSVWVLLSGCAFVIFMMVAIRPVMNWVAQRCSPEHDTVDEAYICLTLATVMVSGFITDLIGIHSIFGAFIFGLTIPNGDFAEKLIQRIEDFVSGLLLPLYFASSGLKTDVTKISGGKAWGLLAMVITAACGGKILGTFVVAVLCMMPVRESITLGLLMNTKGLVELIVLNIGKEKKVLNDEVFAILVLMALFTTFITTPAVMAVYKPARRSSSSSSASRKKYDLRILACVHGPGNISSLISLIESTRPVNKAQLKLYIMHLVELTERSSSIVMVQRFRKNGLPFVSRFNYRVRAFHERVAVAFRAYGQMGQVVVRTTTAISALSTMHEDICHVAKEKGVPMIILPFHKRWIKSDGPDVIENVGHGWRGVNQRVLSKAECSVGILVDRGLGGDYQQNPGPATTIAQKTCVMFFGGPDDRECLELGGRMVEHPAVSVTVMRFVEENSVQHDGSGLKPTLSKGREKYTFSTAIINPEKEKEMDEKAMDDFQRKWEGMVEYKEIKGTNIIESIMAIGKSGEYDLIVVGKARFPTAMVARLADRQPEHAELGPVGDLLASANNGIVSSVLVVQQHEKVISDEALVVAAQNDEAINEV; encoded by the exons ATGACGGTGAACATTACGTCAATCAAAACTGCATCAGACGGAGTTTGGCAAGGTGACAACCCTTTAGACTATGCCTTCCCATTGTTAATTGTCCAAACTGCCCTTGTCCTCGCCGTCAGCCGCACCCTCGCCTTCCTCCTCAAGCCTCTCCGCCAACCCAAAGTCATCGCCGAGATCGTC GGTGGAATTCTGTTAGGCCCATCAGCCTTAGGCCGGAATCATGAATACATGCACCGGATTTTCCCCCGGTGGAGCACTCCGATCCTCGAGTCAGTCGCGAGCATCGGCCtgctcttcttcctcttcctagTCGGTTTAGAGCTCGATCTAAGCTCCATTCGACGTAGCGGAAAGCGTGCATTTGCAATAGCAGCAGCCGGAATCTCCGTCCCGTTCATTCTGGGAATCGGAGTCGCATTTATTCTCCGTAAAACGATCGAGGGAGCGGATAAAGTCGGGTATGCTCAGTACCTTGTGTTCATGGGTGTGGCTTTGTCCATAACTGCTTTTCCCGTGCTCGCGCGTATTCTGGCGGAGTTGAAGCTATTGACTACTCGAGTAGGCGAGACCGCCATGGCGGCTGCCGCGTTTAATGATATCGTGGCGTGGATTTTACTCGCACTCGCAGTCGCACTCGCCGGTAATGGAGATGATGGTGGGGCCCATAAAAGCCCGTTGGTTTCTGTTTGGGTTCTTCTTTCAG GATGTGCATTTGTGATCTTCATGATGGTTGCGATCCGGCCAGTCATGAACTGGGTGGCTCAGCGGTGCTCACCCGAACACGACACTGTTGACGAAGCCTACATTTGCTTAACACTAGCCACAGTTATGGTCTCCGGCTTCATAACCGATCTCATCGGCATACATTCCATTTTCGGAGCTTTTATCTTCGGACTAACCATCCCTAATGGAGATTTCGCCGAAAAACTAATACAACGAATCGAAGACTTTGTTTCCGGATTGCTTCTCCCCTTGTACTTTGCTTCCAGTGGATTGAAAACTGATGTTACTAAAATCAGTGGAGGGAAGGCATGGGGCCTGTTAGCTATGGTGATCACCGCGGCGTGTGGTGGCAAGATTTTGGGGACGTTTGTGGTGGCGGTTTTGTGTATGATGCCGGTGAGGGAATCGATTACGCTTGGCTTGTTGATGAATACTAAAGGATTAGTCGAACTCATTGTTCTCAACATCGGCAAAGAAAAAAAG GTTCTTAATGATGAGGTTTTTGCCATATTAGTCCTCATGGCACTTTTCACCACTTTCATCACAACTCCGGCAGTCATGGCGGTCTACAAACCCGCGCGTCGCAGCAGCAGTAGTAGCTCTGCCTCACGGAAGAAATACGATCTACGAATCTTGGCATGTGTCCATGGCCCTGGAAACATATCTTCATTGATCAGCTTAATCGAGTCAACTCGGCCAGTGAACAAGGCCCAGCTCAAGCTCTACATAATGCACCTAGTTGAGCTAACCGAACGTAGCTCATCGATAGTCATGGTCCAACGTTTCAGGAAAAATGGTCTTCCATTTGTCAGCCGGTTTAACTACCGGGTCCGTGCATTTCACGAGAGAGTGGCAGTGGCATTCCGGGCCTATGGACAAATGGGCCAGGTTGTAGTCCGGACCACCACCGCCATCTCAGCATTGTCAACAATGCACGAGGATATTTGCCACGTGGCGAAAGAAAAAGGAGTGCCAATGATCATATTACCATTCCACAAACGATGGATAAAATCCGACGGTCCAGATGTAATTGAGAATGTGGGCCATGGTTGGAGAGGGGTTAATCAGAGGGTCCTGAGTAAAGCTGAATGCTCAGTGGGGATATTAGTTGACCGCGGTCTTGGTGGGGACTACCAGCAAAACCCGGGACCCGCCACCACAATCGCACAGAAGACGTGTGTGATGTTTTTTGGTGGGCCCGATGACCGTGAGTGTTTGGAATTGGGAGGAAGGATGGTGGAGCATCCAGCGGTTAGCGTGACGGTTATGAGATTTGTGGAGGAGAATAGCGTGCAGCACGACGGTTCTGGGCTGAAGCCGACTCTTAGTAAAGGTAGAGAGAAGTATACATTCTCAACCGCAATCATCAATCCCGAGAAAGAGAAG gAGATGGATGAAAAGGCAATGGATGATTTCCAAAGAAAGTGGGAAGGGATGGTGGAATACAAAGAAATCAAAGGGACCAACATCATTGAGAGCATAATGGCTATAGGGAAAAGTGGTGAGTATGATCTCATCGTTGTCGGAAAGGCACGGTTTCCAACGGCTATGGTGGCTAGATTAGCGGACAGGCAACCGGAGCACGCAGAGCTCGGGCCAGTTGGAGACCTGTTGGCATCAGCAAACAATGGTATTGTGTCTTCTGTGCTTGTGGTTCAACAACATGAAAAGGTTATTTCAGATGAAGCTTTGGTGGTAGCAGCTCAAAATGATGAGGCAATAAATGAGGTATAG